In the Arachis hypogaea cultivar Tifrunner chromosome 20, arahy.Tifrunner.gnm2.J5K5, whole genome shotgun sequence genome, AGTGCAATCCAAGTTTGGGTGGAGCCGGGGTTGAGAGGAAGCTACAATTAGCGGAGTTGGAATGCTTGAGgcttgaagcttatgagaattctagactttacaaggagaagatgaaagtCGTGCATTATAAGAACATAAGAGGTAAAGAATTTCGAGCCGGCGatctagtcctcctttacaattcTAGATTGAGATTGTTGCCCGGAAAACTAAGGTCAAAATGGGAGGGCCCATATCAAGCAGAGAAGGCGGAACCCTATGGGGTTTACCATTTACGCCATCCCTCAAGCTCGGATATCTTCAAGGTCAATGGGCACCATCTcaagttgtatcatggtgagcaaatgAAGAGCAACAAGGAGATTGagatattccttttggaagatgcaCCTCTTGGCAAGGAGCAATGAGCTagtgaaagtccaacttaaggacattaaacaaaagtgttaggtgggagacacccaccaTGGTGAGATCTATCCTTTTTACCCCTTTTGTATATAATTCTTGAATTCTTCATTGTTTTGTGATTACTTAGCTATAGTTTTGTTTGGCTAGATTTGATTATGAATACCCTAGATAACTTGTTCATGAAGATTTTGCATTGCTTTTTCAAAGGATGAATCGATTGTGTGGTAGAAGAACACCCCATCTTTGGGTTTTAcattgagttttgggtgtttttgaCCCCTTTGGCTTGTTTAACGACTAAATTCATGACAATTAGGCATTCTTCATGTctcaaaaaaagggggggggaggGGACGCGCATGCGCGCACTATGCGCGTACGCACCATACACATTCGCAGCTCCTGGGTCATTTTCTAGATAGTTGTGCAAATTCTGGGTCAATTCTGAGCCCCAGGCATAACCATACTCGCGCGTgcacgcacctggcgcgtacgcgcccatgGCTCATTTACGCAAAAGTGCGTATACGCGCACTAGTCGCGTCCACGCCGATGTTGCCATATGCAATCCtgagccattttcccgagagctGCGCCCAAGTTGGGCTAATATCATGCCAGTGGCCTAACTCGACTCACACGTACGCACAACAGGCGCGCACACGCACCTCAGCAAAATGCATATCGATGCACCAGCGCACCGTGCGCGTCTGCGTCGACTGTAAAAATTCATCTTCTGGTACTTTTTCCCGAGAGTCGAGCCAAAGTTATGCCCAATTTGTGCTGAGAGCACAACTTTGATACACACGCACGTGCACCTGGCTCTCGCGCGCTCATTTGCACATTCACTACTTCACACATACGCGCACTGTACGCATCCGCGCACCTGCTGATTTTTTGCCCATGCGCGCGCGCCGGTTTTACTAACCAATTACATTAGAGTGCGCCCTTTTCTTTCCATCTCCTTTTACCTTCTTACCATCACCCTTCTTCTTcacttctacccccttcttcatTTCCACCACCTCTCTCCCGCCACTACCGGCGGCAACCACCACCTCCGGCGGTCCGACacctctctttctcctctcctcTCATACTCATCACTACCTTTTCTCTCACTCACATAccccttttctcttcttcctctcaaggtatttctcatttcttttcttgtttagctttctcttccttcttcttttcatTTGCTATATTCCCTTACTCTTCCTCTTAGTTAGGTTTCATTCATGTTCACATGGTTTGTtagttttcctttttaattttcttatgggTGTTAAAAGTGAGGATTACTCTTGCATTGATGAGTTGGATTGTCTTACTTGCTTTCTCTTGCAATGTGTGGTATGCTATGGTGATTGATGATGCTTTATGGGATGTTACATTGTCACCCTTCCCTCATTTTTGTCATAAAaagggatgcacaccaagtgtttgatggaaGACCCACATGATTTTTAGGAGTTACCTTGACTTAGTATCTTCTTTTTTAAGTGTTCTTTCTCACTCACTTGCTTATTCATATGTGCATTGAGCTCACTTCTTGTTTCATTAGTACATGCTCATCCCATGACACTCACCTATTGTTATTGATGTTAAGAGTGCATGCTTCTCATGCTTCTTGGTTGCATGCATATACCACTCATACATCATATGTTAGTGATTAGCCACGATTTCATTGTTGCCTTAgctacatgttgcagctgtcatgtatctAAGCCATGTCTTCTTTTATGCTTTATCACTTACATGATTATTATTTCTTGGTCCTTCTTTGAGCTCAAATTTGCCACCTTTCCCTCTTTTAAAGGATGGTTATCAAGAAAGACAAAGGAAAGGCATCCAAGAAGGCACCTCCTCGGTCCACTAGCAAATCACAACAAGCACCTCGAGGCAAGCACCTCCTCAATAAGACAAGGCGCATTGCTAACATTGATGTTTTGGAAAAGGACAATTCGGCTAGGGATCCAAACAAGTTCCCCAACCGTTATTGTGAACTTGCCTACCCCTTGTTCAAAGTAAGGAACTATCATGCAGAGCCTCTTCTAGCCCCTCTGGCTCATGTCATTTTGCTTGTCATGCCCCGCATCAAGCGGTGGCAATGGGAGTTCATATTGAGGAAGCCACGTGAAGAAAACTTATCTTAGGTGATAGAATTTTACATGAATTACCACTCCTCATCCCTCGCATCGGTATTTGTGAGTCGATGACAAGTTTCCATCACAGAGGAAGCCATTCAAAGTGTGCTTAAGACCGGACCGTTAGCGCAGGGGATTGATACATATCAAGAGATTTTGTCGGCACGATGCGAATATGAGTTTGATTGGGATGTCATCCTCAAGGTCATTGCTATACCCGAATCATTCTGGATTCGAGGGAGGACGAGGCCGAGGCTCAAGGGTATTGACGCACCTTTTCTCACCAGAGAGGCTCAGGTATGGGCACAAATTCTAGCCTATTATGTTCTCCCTAGCACCCATGGCTCATCTATCACTGCTGAGTTAGACTTGTTGGTTTGGTGTGTCCTTATAGAGAGACCGGTTCATATTTCCCGTCTCATTTGCCAAGCTATGGGCCGCATCCACGCTAAGGGGAACCTACCCTTTCCCGCTCTAGTGACCGACTTAGTTGCCGCAGCTGGTGTCCCCCGAGAGACCAAGGAACGGAGGGCCATGATCCCGATAGACGGTGATGTTGTTCCAAATGGGAGATATCTCTACCCTCCGGCGGACACCGAGGACCCGAACTTAGCCATCCCCATGAGCATTCCCATCACCGCACCACCAAAATCATTCATGCAACGCATAGAAGACCTCCACAAGAAGCTTGATCGTTATGAGCGGCGCAATCAACGCCGATACACTTTtgtcaagaagcttctaagttGCTTAGCACCACCTATGGATGAACCGGAAATCTCCACATCCACCGGCACCGACAATGAAGATAGCGATAATGGAGAAGATGATGGACACTCGGGAGCTGATCAACCACTGCGTCTCACTCAAGGCACAGAAGACCGTGCcaacttctaagtgtggggaggtcggtcggcCGACCAGTCTTCataggtaacacccgaataaatCTTAAGTCTCTTTTATtaattaggatagattgcatattaGTTTTCTTCATTTTTAACATGCTTTGCATGCTAGTTATCTTTTAATAAGTCCACTTGGTTAGAGTAATGACTTCCGTCTTAGGAAGCTAGAACTTTAGGGCAACCCAaccaattttgaatttttttgaaaattttttatgctaaGCTTGTTTGAAGAATGTAATTTAGAAGATGGATTTtgagccaagaacacaagcaagtgagtctTGATCCTAATTGCGTGGCTACATCTTCTAGCCACTTACTTCCCTTATTGTGTACattgttctctctctatgattgtgatccttaattttttggactctatatgtccattgttatatgtatgaatgcatgtacatgattgaggccatgaattcacttagccacttacccaaatgaCCTTCCCCTATAACAACCTTTGCAACCAATTTTGATCCTACGCTTGAtccacttattcttaattttagcacatcacaagccaaaagcgaaaaaccatgaatgtccctatttgaatctttgaatAGCTTAGGCTAGTGCGGGTGTGCCGTTCAAGCGTGGGATAACGG is a window encoding:
- the LOC112785886 gene encoding uncharacterized protein; amino-acid sequence: MSPFRLVYGKACDLPMEIEHKAYWAIKECNPSLGGAGVERKLQLAELECLRLEAYENSRLYKEKMKVVHYKNIRGKEFRAGDLVLLYNSRLRLLPGKLRSKWEGPYQAEKAEPYGVYHLRHPSSSDIFKVNGHHLKLYHGEQMKSNKEIEIFLLEDAPLGKEQ